The Amycolatopsis mongoliensis genome includes a window with the following:
- a CDS encoding glycoside hydrolase family 88/105 protein, translated as MSEHSLRPTRRAVLAGTLGALGALAAAGPVARAADRLPPIGGAAAPADWSRAVIDSTMKRYTPDKIGGWGYTLGLYLYGQYLFYKRTGEKKYFDYIVAWYDRFITDSGISNSFTNLDSMRSCQMLPLLFAETGRKKYKTAADQLRKRFPAYPRTSDGGMFHATGKVGQLWGDGVYMAQPFLALYGAAFDDGGYCFEESAKNLAVSFSHLREPAKGLLYHAYDEDGSESWASGAGHHSKYHWARAIGWFGMAAIDILEVLPANHPRRAALIDMVRFLAAGYERYQDAATGRWYQVVDRGGEAKNWLETSASSMYTFTLARGVERGYLPASYQAVADRGYAGVLRKVSVGSDGLTNITDICEGTNVGDLPYYYGRARKTNDFHGLGAFLIMNEQYRH; from the coding sequence ATGTCCGAGCACTCCCTTCGCCCGACCCGGCGCGCGGTCCTGGCCGGCACCCTGGGCGCGCTGGGCGCCCTCGCCGCGGCGGGTCCCGTCGCGCGGGCGGCGGACCGGCTCCCCCCGATCGGCGGCGCGGCGGCGCCGGCGGACTGGTCCCGCGCCGTCATCGACTCGACGATGAAGCGCTACACCCCGGACAAGATCGGCGGCTGGGGCTACACCCTCGGGCTGTACCTCTACGGCCAGTACCTCTTCTACAAGCGCACCGGGGAGAAGAAGTACTTCGACTACATCGTCGCGTGGTACGACCGCTTCATCACCGACAGCGGCATCTCGAACAGCTTCACCAACCTCGACTCGATGCGCTCGTGCCAGATGCTGCCGCTGCTGTTCGCCGAGACCGGCCGCAAGAAGTACAAGACGGCGGCCGACCAGCTGCGCAAGCGGTTCCCGGCCTACCCGCGCACGTCCGACGGCGGCATGTTCCACGCGACCGGCAAGGTCGGCCAGCTGTGGGGCGACGGCGTCTACATGGCCCAGCCGTTCCTCGCGCTGTACGGCGCGGCGTTCGACGACGGCGGCTACTGCTTCGAGGAGTCGGCGAAGAACCTCGCCGTCTCCTTCAGCCACCTGCGCGAACCGGCGAAGGGCCTGCTCTACCACGCCTACGACGAGGACGGCTCCGAGTCGTGGGCGTCCGGGGCCGGGCACCACTCGAAGTACCACTGGGCGCGCGCGATCGGCTGGTTCGGCATGGCGGCGATCGACATCCTCGAGGTGCTCCCCGCGAACCACCCGCGGCGGGCGGCCCTGATCGACATGGTCCGGTTCCTGGCCGCCGGCTATGAGCGCTACCAGGACGCGGCGACCGGCCGCTGGTACCAGGTCGTCGACCGCGGCGGCGAGGCGAAGAACTGGCTGGAGACGTCGGCGTCGTCGATGTACACGTTCACCCTGGCCCGGGGCGTCGAACGCGGTTACCTGCCGGCGTCGTACCAGGCGGTGGCGGACCGCGGGTACGCCGGCGTGCTTCGCAAGGTGTCGGTGGGCTCGGACGGCCTGACGAACATCACGGACATCTGCGAGGGCACGAACGTCGGGGATCTGCCGTACTACTACGGCCGGGCCCGCAAGACGAACGACTTCCACGGCCTGGGCGCGTTCCTCATCATGAACGAGCAGTACCGGCACTGA
- a CDS encoding glycoside hydrolase family 28 protein, translated as MKRFLLISGAVAALVVAGAGVSAAAPGGVYDVKDYGAKGNGSTNDSGAIDKAITAANAAGGGTVRFTSGTYKSADTVHLKSNVTIQLDAGATITGSSADSYDKAEPNQWDDYQDYGHSHFHDAMFFGDKLTNIGFTGAGTIDGGGNLITGNPKSGEADKILSLTRCDGLTLSGIKLRRGGHFAALINGCTNVVSDKLTIDTASDRDGWNIISTTNVKITNVAIAANDDALVFKSDYALGAKLPNGNVTVNNAKLSAVCCNALMFGSETCGDFTGYQFSDITITGAHKSGIGIVSMDGAKISDVHYRNITMSGTYSPIMMKIGTRKRCGNQPGVGSIGGITFDTVTGAHTGTNFSPTIWGADSTHRVSDVTFTGVKLNVPGGNGPMGTGVPSNDASDYNPKSIGTRPSYGWYLHYASGVRFVDSSVEFAKDDGRPASIVNNSSDITFDHFTAEKGAKSPFDVGFQTVTGYCVKNSATTSGSALRVTASGSTSTC; from the coding sequence GTGAAAAGGTTCTTGCTGATCTCCGGCGCGGTCGCGGCATTGGTGGTGGCCGGTGCGGGGGTGTCCGCCGCCGCACCCGGCGGCGTTTACGACGTCAAGGACTACGGCGCCAAGGGGAACGGGTCCACCAACGATTCCGGCGCCATCGACAAGGCGATCACGGCGGCCAACGCGGCGGGCGGCGGCACCGTCCGGTTCACTTCGGGCACCTACAAATCGGCCGACACCGTCCACCTGAAGAGCAACGTGACGATCCAGCTCGACGCGGGGGCGACGATCACCGGGTCGAGTGCGGACAGTTACGACAAGGCCGAGCCGAACCAGTGGGACGACTACCAGGACTACGGCCACAGCCACTTCCACGACGCGATGTTCTTCGGCGACAAGCTGACGAACATCGGGTTCACCGGCGCCGGCACGATCGACGGCGGCGGCAACCTCATCACCGGCAACCCGAAGTCCGGCGAAGCCGACAAGATCCTCTCGCTCACCCGCTGTGACGGGCTCACGCTGTCCGGGATCAAGCTGCGCCGCGGCGGTCATTTCGCGGCGCTGATCAACGGCTGCACGAACGTCGTCTCGGACAAGCTGACGATCGACACCGCGAGCGACCGCGACGGCTGGAACATCATCAGCACGACGAACGTCAAGATCACGAATGTCGCCATCGCGGCCAACGACGACGCACTCGTGTTCAAGAGCGACTACGCGCTCGGTGCGAAACTGCCGAACGGGAACGTCACGGTGAACAACGCGAAACTGTCGGCGGTCTGCTGCAACGCGCTGATGTTCGGTTCCGAGACGTGCGGTGACTTCACCGGCTACCAGTTCTCGGACATCACGATCACCGGTGCGCACAAATCCGGTATCGGGATCGTTTCGATGGACGGCGCGAAGATCTCGGACGTGCATTACCGCAACATCACGATGTCGGGCACGTACTCGCCGATCATGATGAAGATCGGCACGCGCAAGCGGTGCGGCAACCAGCCGGGTGTCGGCTCGATCGGCGGCATCACGTTCGACACCGTCACCGGGGCGCACACGGGCACCAACTTCAGCCCGACGATCTGGGGTGCCGACAGCACCCACCGCGTCTCGGACGTGACGTTCACCGGCGTGAAGCTGAACGTCCCGGGCGGCAACGGCCCGATGGGCACGGGTGTCCCGAGCAACGACGCCTCGGATTACAACCCGAAGAGCATCGGGACGCGGCCGTCCTACGGCTGGTACCTGCACTACGCGTCCGGCGTCCGGTTCGTCGACAGCTCGGTGGAGTTCGCCAAGGACGACGGCCGGCCGGCGAGCATCGTCAACAACAGCTCGGACATCACGTTCGACCACTTCACGGCGGAGAAGGGCGCGAAGAGCCCGTTCGACGTCGGGTTCCAGACGGTGACGGGCTACTGCGTCAAGAACTCGGCGACCACGTCGGGCTCGGCCCTGCGGGTGACCGCGTCAGGCTCCACCTCGACCTGCTGA
- a CDS encoding TetR family transcriptional regulator, which translates to MTEELGLRERKKLRTRAAISTAAIGLFTARGFDAVGVAEVARVAEVSKRTLFAYFPTKEDLVLHRFADHETGAADVVRGRRPGQGALAALREAFLRGLEERSPVTGLCDEPDVLTVFRLVTGTPALGARLAEFTSAGEAALAAALAEAGVPSPDAGLAAAQIAAVRRTLATANMDAVAAGVPAARRRPVAVAAAERAFHLLTSGVGFA; encoded by the coding sequence ATGACCGAAGAACTGGGCCTGCGGGAGCGCAAGAAGCTCCGCACGCGGGCGGCGATCTCGACGGCGGCCATCGGGCTCTTCACCGCCCGCGGGTTCGACGCCGTCGGGGTCGCCGAGGTGGCGAGGGTGGCCGAGGTGTCCAAGCGGACCCTCTTCGCCTACTTCCCGACGAAGGAGGACCTGGTGCTGCACCGGTTCGCCGACCACGAGACCGGCGCGGCGGACGTCGTCCGCGGCCGCCGGCCGGGGCAGGGCGCGCTGGCGGCCCTGCGCGAGGCGTTCCTGCGGGGGCTCGAGGAGCGATCGCCGGTGACGGGCCTGTGCGACGAGCCCGACGTGCTCACGGTGTTCCGGTTGGTCACCGGCACGCCGGCGCTGGGGGCGCGGCTGGCGGAGTTCACCTCCGCGGGGGAGGCGGCGCTGGCCGCCGCGCTCGCGGAGGCCGGCGTCCCGTCGCCCGACGCCGGGCTGGCCGCCGCGCAGATCGCGGCCGTCCGCCGGACGCTGGCCACGGCGAACATGGACGCGGTCGCGGCCGGTGTCCCCGCGGCCCGGCGCCGGCCGGTGGCCGTCGCGGCGGCCGAACGGGCGTTCCACTTGCTGACGTCCGGAGTAGGGTTCGCCTGA
- a CDS encoding alkaline phosphatase D family protein has translation MVQVNRRKVLLGGLAAVTATAASAALPSWANARTTAAAPTIHDPFQLGVASGDPLPDSVVLWTRLAPAPLNADGYGGMPDATYAVDWEIANDEAFSSIVQSGSVNAVRASAHSVHIEPVGLQPAREYFYRFKSSGYLSPVGRTRTAPAAGAAVNQLKYCFTSCQHWEEGYYHAYKGVVADDPDLVLFLGDYIYEKKSGRAAAERNPRSLAVADDATTLALYRARHGQHKTDADLQAAHAIAPWIVVFDDHEVMNNWNGTTSPASAARKAAGFQAFYEHTPIRSTAKPNGASIQLYRQFVWGNLARFHMLDTRQFRNAQVADPSGSAGPACTDMRNTARSILGSTEEAWLLKQFESHPATWDFLGQQVFFATRDGDGDKATCESPDSWQGYEASRDRIAKGWVDRKVANPVVLTGDVHRHWAADLRLDYFDHSDPLIGSELVTTSVTSNSDTATPPSAAWLANNPHIKYCKGERGYVRVTTTPAQMRADFMTTSDTSVYDPASVVIKNDVSYVVQAGKPGLQKV, from the coding sequence ATGGTTCAGGTCAACCGGCGCAAGGTCCTGCTCGGCGGGCTCGCCGCGGTCACCGCCACCGCGGCGTCGGCGGCGCTGCCGTCCTGGGCGAACGCCCGCACCACGGCCGCCGCGCCCACCATCCACGACCCCTTCCAGCTCGGCGTCGCCTCCGGCGATCCGCTTCCCGACAGCGTGGTGCTCTGGACGAGACTCGCGCCGGCGCCGCTGAACGCCGACGGCTACGGCGGCATGCCGGACGCCACCTACGCGGTCGACTGGGAGATCGCGAACGACGAGGCGTTCAGCTCGATCGTGCAGAGCGGCTCGGTGAACGCGGTCCGCGCGTCCGCGCACAGCGTCCACATCGAACCCGTGGGGCTGCAGCCGGCGCGCGAGTACTTCTACCGGTTCAAGAGCTCGGGCTACCTCTCGCCGGTCGGCCGCACGCGCACCGCGCCCGCCGCCGGGGCCGCGGTCAACCAGCTCAAGTACTGCTTCACCTCCTGCCAGCACTGGGAGGAGGGCTACTACCACGCGTACAAGGGCGTGGTGGCCGACGACCCGGACCTGGTGCTGTTCCTCGGCGACTACATCTACGAGAAGAAGTCGGGCCGCGCCGCGGCGGAGCGCAACCCGCGCAGCCTCGCCGTCGCCGACGACGCGACCACGCTCGCGCTGTACCGGGCGCGGCACGGCCAGCACAAGACCGACGCCGACCTGCAGGCCGCGCACGCGATCGCGCCGTGGATCGTCGTGTTCGACGACCACGAGGTGATGAACAACTGGAACGGCACCACCTCGCCCGCGTCCGCCGCGCGCAAGGCCGCCGGGTTCCAGGCGTTCTACGAGCACACCCCGATCCGCTCGACCGCGAAGCCGAACGGCGCCTCGATCCAGCTGTACCGCCAGTTCGTCTGGGGCAACCTCGCCCGGTTCCACATGCTCGACACCCGCCAGTTCCGCAACGCCCAGGTGGCCGACCCGTCCGGCTCGGCCGGCCCGGCCTGCACCGACATGCGCAACACCGCGCGCAGCATCCTGGGCAGCACCGAGGAAGCGTGGCTGCTCAAGCAGTTCGAGTCGCACCCGGCCACCTGGGACTTCCTCGGCCAGCAGGTCTTCTTCGCCACGCGGGACGGCGACGGCGACAAGGCCACCTGCGAGAGCCCGGACTCCTGGCAGGGCTACGAGGCCTCACGCGACCGGATCGCGAAGGGCTGGGTCGACCGGAAGGTCGCCAACCCGGTCGTGCTGACCGGCGACGTCCACCGGCACTGGGCCGCCGACCTGCGGCTCGACTACTTCGACCACAGCGACCCGCTCATCGGCTCGGAGCTGGTCACGACGTCGGTGACGAGCAACAGCGACACCGCGACCCCGCCGAGTGCGGCCTGGCTGGCGAACAACCCGCACATCAAGTACTGCAAGGGCGAGCGCGGCTACGTCCGCGTCACGACCACGCCGGCGCAGATGCGGGCGGACTTCATGACCACCTCCGACACCAGCGTCTACGACCCGGCGTCGGTCGTGATCAAGAACGACGTCAGCTACGTAGTGCAAGCGGGTAAGCCTGGCCTGCAGAAAGTCTGA
- a CDS encoding SH3 domain-containing protein, translating to MKRSNLRRMAGMGAVLATVGALAVGGAATASAAATGTVKTAGDPLNVRRAPTAGATAVKTVANGASVTIDCQITGSSVTGTYGTGTLWDYVPALGGYISDTYVYTGSDQRIAPDCGVGSGSGQCADACAGEAQYRSSDSHFLVYDTDADGYSAVVAYWLKGGAGPFYVWNSGGEGTKVDKAVTVPHGGWVFYKVCVANYTTAKPDLKSCSDGITDFAA from the coding sequence ATGAAGCGTTCGAACCTCCGGCGGATGGCCGGAATGGGAGCCGTCCTCGCGACGGTCGGCGCGCTGGCGGTGGGTGGCGCGGCCACCGCGTCGGCCGCGGCGACCGGCACCGTCAAGACCGCGGGCGACCCGCTCAACGTCCGCCGGGCACCCACCGCGGGAGCCACGGCCGTCAAGACCGTCGCGAACGGCGCGTCCGTCACCATCGACTGCCAGATCACCGGCTCGTCGGTGACCGGGACCTACGGCACGGGCACGTTGTGGGACTACGTGCCCGCGCTCGGCGGGTACATCTCGGACACCTACGTCTACACCGGTTCGGACCAGCGGATCGCGCCCGACTGCGGCGTCGGCTCGGGCAGCGGCCAGTGCGCCGACGCGTGCGCGGGCGAGGCGCAGTACCGCTCGTCCGACTCGCACTTCCTGGTCTACGACACGGATGCCGACGGCTACTCGGCCGTCGTCGCGTACTGGCTCAAGGGCGGCGCCGGGCCGTTCTACGTCTGGAACTCCGGCGGCGAGGGCACGAAGGTCGACAAGGCCGTCACGGTCCCGCACGGCGGCTGGGTGTTCTACAAGGTCTGCGTCGCGAACTACACGACCGCCAAGCCCGACCTGAAGTCCTGCTCCGACGGCATCACCGACTTCGCGGCCTGA
- a CDS encoding AfsR/SARP family transcriptional regulator, producing the protein MGELIGQVEATSLTIRVLGPLEVTAAGRVIPLGGPKPRLLLAALALQPNVVVSADVLVEVLWPQAAPRSAAANIRTYVHSLRRRFAELDPDLGERISSRASGYLLTASPEELDHLAFTALAGEAQEALDRADAESALKLLDRADALWRGEVLEGLPHDHSWGATVARLTELRLSVQEQRLRARIDLGRCGEAVAELRGLVTEHPLREELWAQLIVALRAAGRTTDAVEAYESAERVLREELGAEPGARLRELRATLVFENVPAARPVDFVPVCQLPLDLPDFTGRDDVLREVAGLMRERAASGTPAVVVLSGAPGVGKSAVAVRVAHAVRDDFPDGQLHVDLAGTSSSPRAPMGVLAELLRALGIPDAGLPREPAERSALLRSRLAGRRMCIVLDDAGSAAQVRPLLPGAGACAVLVTSRIRLPGLAGATPVDVDLLPEAEGARLLEGIVGAERVAAEPESAAAILRQCGHLPLAIRVAGAKLTHRPGWTLRLLADRLRDEHRRLDELRVGDLAVRASVTLSYDLLPMSAATAFRGLGLLGPVQFPPWAVAAVLGRRDAEDVLDVLVDGHLVELVGSDPAGQPRYRLHDLLRVYAVELAEQSDAAKTRAALRRVLEGYLALALEAARRMPLHFFGMYRDDELPRPAVPADVLPDDPAAWFAAERHTSVAAVSLAAEHGFDDLAWQLASALTPYFDLRGHQDDWHSTHTIALEAARRTGSLRAEAIVQRNLGQYLLYQDEYAGSRVAFAESKALFERVGDAQGVAIALTGLATISRIDGEDGLALDHCHEALKLFAEEGDPNGEAVARLGAGAVWMSRGCYAAAKRWFTDALELSAAIGDRHREAHAYKRLGLLFQHQGNLAAAREHVDQAIAIFTELGDDHCVGYANQNLGELCLHSGDFAHAQLLLVNSLAVHRRNGDRRSEAEVSQLLGELHRALAQPERSRDYSERALAIWRELSSRPPEPVTSVEEPPHIVSA; encoded by the coding sequence ATGGGGGAACTCATCGGGCAGGTTGAGGCCACCTCGCTTACCATCCGCGTCCTCGGTCCGCTGGAGGTCACCGCCGCCGGGCGGGTGATCCCGCTCGGCGGGCCGAAGCCCCGGCTGCTGCTGGCCGCCCTGGCGCTGCAACCGAACGTCGTCGTGTCCGCCGACGTGCTGGTCGAGGTGCTGTGGCCGCAGGCGGCCCCGCGGTCGGCCGCGGCGAACATCCGCACGTACGTCCATTCGCTCCGAAGACGGTTCGCCGAGCTCGACCCCGACCTCGGCGAACGGATCAGCAGCCGGGCCTCCGGCTACCTGCTGACCGCGTCGCCGGAAGAACTGGACCACCTCGCCTTCACGGCCTTGGCCGGCGAAGCGCAGGAAGCGCTCGACCGGGCCGACGCCGAGAGCGCTCTCAAGCTGCTCGACCGGGCCGACGCGCTGTGGCGCGGCGAAGTCCTCGAAGGACTCCCGCACGACCACAGCTGGGGCGCGACCGTCGCCCGGCTCACCGAGCTCCGCCTGTCGGTGCAGGAGCAGCGCCTGCGGGCGCGGATCGACCTCGGCCGCTGCGGCGAAGCCGTCGCCGAGCTGCGCGGCCTGGTCACCGAACACCCGCTGCGCGAAGAACTGTGGGCGCAGCTGATCGTCGCGCTGCGCGCCGCCGGCCGGACCACGGACGCCGTCGAGGCGTACGAATCGGCCGAGCGGGTGCTCCGCGAGGAGCTCGGCGCCGAGCCGGGTGCCCGGCTGCGGGAGCTGCGCGCGACGCTGGTGTTCGAAAACGTGCCCGCTGCGCGCCCGGTGGACTTCGTCCCGGTCTGCCAGCTGCCGCTCGACCTGCCGGACTTCACCGGCCGCGACGACGTGCTCCGCGAGGTCGCCGGCCTGATGCGCGAGCGCGCGGCCTCGGGCACGCCCGCGGTGGTCGTGCTCTCCGGCGCCCCCGGTGTCGGGAAGTCGGCGGTCGCCGTCCGGGTGGCGCACGCGGTCCGCGACGACTTCCCCGACGGCCAGCTGCACGTCGACCTGGCCGGCACGTCGTCGTCGCCGCGGGCACCGATGGGTGTGCTCGCGGAACTGCTGCGCGCGCTGGGCATCCCGGACGCCGGCCTGCCGCGGGAGCCGGCCGAACGCTCGGCGCTGCTGCGCTCGCGGCTGGCCGGGCGGCGGATGTGCATCGTGCTCGACGACGCCGGGAGCGCCGCTCAGGTGCGGCCGCTGCTGCCCGGCGCCGGAGCCTGCGCGGTGCTGGTGACCAGCCGGATCCGGCTGCCCGGGCTCGCCGGGGCGACACCGGTGGACGTCGACCTGCTGCCCGAGGCCGAAGGCGCACGGCTGCTGGAGGGCATCGTCGGTGCCGAGCGGGTGGCCGCCGAGCCGGAGAGCGCCGCGGCGATCCTGCGCCAGTGCGGGCACCTGCCGCTGGCGATCCGGGTGGCCGGCGCGAAGCTGACGCACCGGCCGGGCTGGACGCTGCGGCTGCTGGCCGACCGGCTGCGCGACGAGCACCGGCGGCTCGACGAGCTGCGCGTCGGCGACCTCGCCGTCCGCGCGAGCGTGACGCTCTCCTACGACCTGCTGCCGATGTCGGCGGCCACGGCGTTCCGCGGGCTCGGGCTGCTCGGGCCGGTGCAGTTCCCGCCGTGGGCGGTCGCGGCCGTGCTGGGCCGCCGCGACGCCGAGGACGTCCTCGACGTGCTGGTCGACGGCCACCTCGTCGAGCTCGTCGGCTCCGACCCGGCCGGGCAACCGCGCTACCGGCTGCACGATCTCTTGCGCGTGTACGCGGTGGAGCTGGCGGAGCAGAGTGACGCGGCGAAGACGCGTGCGGCGCTTCGGCGAGTCCTCGAGGGGTACCTGGCCCTCGCGTTGGAAGCCGCGCGCCGGATGCCGCTGCACTTCTTCGGCATGTACCGCGACGACGAGCTGCCGCGCCCGGCCGTGCCCGCCGACGTCCTGCCGGACGATCCCGCCGCGTGGTTCGCCGCCGAGCGGCACACGAGCGTCGCGGCGGTTTCCTTGGCGGCCGAGCACGGCTTCGACGACCTGGCCTGGCAGCTGGCCTCGGCGCTGACGCCGTACTTCGACCTGCGCGGCCACCAGGACGACTGGCACAGCACGCACACGATCGCCCTCGAGGCGGCCCGCCGCACGGGTTCGCTGCGCGCGGAGGCGATCGTGCAGCGCAACCTCGGCCAGTACCTGCTCTACCAGGACGAGTACGCCGGATCGCGGGTGGCGTTCGCGGAGTCGAAGGCGCTGTTCGAGCGGGTCGGCGACGCGCAGGGCGTGGCCATCGCGCTCACCGGGCTGGCCACGATCTCGCGCATCGACGGCGAGGACGGCCTGGCGCTCGACCACTGCCACGAAGCGCTGAAGCTGTTCGCGGAGGAAGGCGACCCGAACGGCGAAGCGGTGGCCCGCCTGGGCGCGGGCGCGGTCTGGATGTCGCGCGGTTGCTACGCGGCGGCGAAGCGCTGGTTCACCGACGCCCTGGAGCTGTCGGCGGCGATCGGCGACCGCCACCGCGAGGCGCACGCGTACAAGCGGCTGGGGTTGCTGTTCCAGCACCAGGGCAACCTGGCGGCGGCCCGCGAGCACGTCGACCAGGCGATCGCGATCTTCACCGAGCTCGGTGACGACCACTGCGTCGGGTACGCGAACCAGAACCTCGGGGAGCTGTGTCTCCACAGCGGGGACTTCGCGCACGCGCAGCTGTTGCTGGTGAACTCGCTTGCGGTGCACCGCCGCAACGGGGACCGGCGGTCGGAAGCCGAGGTGTCCCAGCTGCTCGGTGAGCTGCACCGGGCGTTGGCGCAGCCGGAGCGGTCTCGCGACTATTCGGAGCGGGCGCTGGCGATCTGGCGGGAGCTTTCGAGCCGGCCGCCGGAGCCCGTGACCTCGGTGGAGGAGCCGCCGCACATCGTTTCGGCCTGA
- a CDS encoding glycoside hydrolase family 88 protein: MSVTRRTLLTTAAGAAVAASASTSTAASAASLDASDQASVTRTLRQAADYAVAKLRAVAPGVTAFPVGTKFEKWTYSQNGDWVGGFWPGQLWLAYLHSGDEQFKTLALASADKLAPRQFDTGTHDLGFLFYPSWVTAWRLTGDDKWKAGAVQAAASLVKRYNPAGKFLRAWGALTDPKDAGRVIMDTMMNLDLLAFAGRQTGDPQYLEIAVAHAKTAQKNFVRPDGSTPHVFDFDPVTGAPIGPNTVQGYSPASCWSRGQAWGVYGFTTIHRRTGDQEFLTTARRLADFALSHLTADHVPVWDYLAPQAPNDVKDASAGVIMACGLLDLAEITHRPQYRDSALRILSAVSQTCLTTKSTRAEASVARCTRNRPAEDGIEVSLPYADYYLLEGILRVLDRRKVDRAVDLSSV, from the coding sequence GTGAGCGTTACCCGGAGAACCCTGCTGACCACCGCGGCCGGTGCCGCGGTGGCGGCGAGCGCCAGCACCTCCACGGCCGCTTCCGCGGCTTCCCTCGATGCCTCCGACCAGGCATCGGTCACCCGGACGCTCCGCCAGGCGGCCGATTACGCGGTGGCCAAGCTGCGTGCGGTGGCCCCCGGCGTCACCGCGTTTCCGGTCGGCACGAAGTTCGAGAAATGGACCTATTCGCAGAATGGCGACTGGGTCGGCGGATTCTGGCCCGGCCAGTTGTGGCTGGCGTACCTGCACAGCGGCGACGAACAATTCAAGACCCTCGCGCTGGCGTCCGCGGACAAACTCGCGCCGCGCCAGTTCGACACCGGCACACACGACCTCGGTTTCCTCTTCTACCCGTCGTGGGTGACCGCGTGGCGGCTCACCGGCGACGACAAGTGGAAGGCGGGCGCGGTGCAGGCCGCGGCGTCACTCGTCAAGCGCTACAACCCGGCCGGGAAGTTCCTCCGCGCCTGGGGCGCGCTGACCGACCCGAAGGACGCGGGCCGCGTCATCATGGACACGATGATGAACCTCGACCTGCTGGCCTTCGCCGGCCGGCAGACCGGGGATCCGCAGTACCTCGAAATCGCCGTCGCGCACGCGAAGACCGCGCAGAAGAACTTCGTCCGCCCGGACGGGTCCACGCCGCACGTCTTCGACTTCGACCCGGTCACCGGCGCGCCGATCGGGCCGAACACCGTCCAGGGTTACAGCCCGGCGTCGTGCTGGTCGCGCGGGCAGGCGTGGGGCGTCTACGGGTTCACGACCATCCACCGCCGCACCGGCGACCAGGAGTTCCTGACCACGGCCCGCCGGCTGGCCGACTTCGCACTGTCGCACCTGACGGCCGACCACGTGCCGGTGTGGGACTACCTCGCGCCGCAGGCACCGAACGACGTCAAGGACGCCTCCGCCGGGGTCATCATGGCCTGCGGCCTGCTGGACCTCGCGGAAATCACGCACCGGCCGCAGTACCGGGACAGCGCGCTGCGGATCCTGTCGGCGGTCTCGCAGACGTGCCTGACGACGAAGTCCACCCGGGCCGAGGCGAGCGTCGCGCGCTGCACCCGCAACCGGCCGGCCGAGGACGGCATCGAGGTGTCGCTCCCCTACGCCGACTACTACCTGCTGGAAGGCATCCTGCGGGTGCTCGACCGGCGCAAGGTCGACCGCGCCGTCGACCTGTCCAGCGTCTGA
- a CDS encoding DUF4396 domain-containing protein, protein MNEQHGASWATAIQATLHCLTGCAIGEVLGMVLGTAFGLHNAATVVLSIVLAFVFGYGLTMRGVLKSGLALAAAFKVALAADTVSIAVMELIDNTIVVAIPGAMDAGLASFLFWLALVLSLAIAFVVTVPVNKWMIGRGLGHAKVHAHHQH, encoded by the coding sequence ATGAACGAACAGCACGGAGCTTCGTGGGCGACAGCGATCCAGGCGACCCTGCACTGCCTGACCGGCTGTGCGATCGGTGAGGTGCTCGGCATGGTCCTCGGCACGGCGTTCGGCCTGCACAACGCGGCCACCGTCGTCCTGTCGATCGTCCTGGCGTTCGTCTTCGGCTACGGCCTGACCATGCGGGGCGTGCTGAAGTCGGGGCTGGCCCTGGCGGCGGCGTTCAAGGTCGCGCTGGCCGCGGACACCGTGTCGATCGCCGTCATGGAGCTGATCGACAACACGATCGTCGTCGCGATCCCCGGGGCGATGGACGCCGGCCTCGCCAGCTTCCTGTTCTGGCTGGCGCTGGTGCTTTCGCTGGCCATCGCCTTCGTGGTCACCGTGCCGGTGAACAAGTGGATGATCGGGCGCGGCCTGGGCCACGCGAAGGTGCACGCCCACCACCAGCACTGA
- a CDS encoding DUF305 domain-containing protein, with the protein MSRKFLAGFVLSAVTALGLTGCATPADHDDADVTFAQQMVPHHRQAVEMATPVPQHTKNPQVVALASGIARAQQPEIDQLTAWLKQWGAPAMTEHGSMPGMVETGDLDTLRDAAYDRKWLTLMVDHHRGAIDMARTELDRGSNADAKALAQRIADTQQAEVDRMTALLAA; encoded by the coding sequence ATGTCCAGGAAGTTCCTGGCGGGCTTCGTGCTGTCCGCCGTCACCGCGCTCGGGCTGACCGGGTGCGCCACCCCCGCCGACCACGACGACGCCGACGTCACCTTCGCCCAGCAGATGGTCCCGCACCACCGGCAGGCGGTCGAAATGGCGACGCCCGTGCCGCAGCACACGAAGAACCCGCAGGTCGTCGCCCTGGCGAGCGGGATCGCCCGGGCGCAGCAGCCGGAGATCGACCAGCTCACGGCGTGGCTGAAGCAGTGGGGTGCCCCGGCGATGACCGAGCACGGCTCGATGCCGGGCATGGTCGAGACCGGTGACCTCGACACCCTCCGCGACGCCGCTTACGACCGGAAGTGGCTGACGCTGATGGTCGACCACCACCGCGGGGCGATCGACATGGCGCGCACCGAGCTGGACCGGGGGAGCAACGCCGACGCCAAGGCGCTGGCCCAGCGGATCGCCGACACCCAGCAGGCCGAGGTGGACCGGATGACCGCGCTCCTCGCCGCCTGA